From one Bacteroides intestinalis DSM 17393 genomic stretch:
- a CDS encoding diacylglycerol/lipid kinase family protein, translated as MSVEPEKWGVIYNPKAGTRKVQKRWKEIKEYMDSKGVSYDYVQSEGFGSVERLAGILANNGYRTIVIVGGDGALNDAINGIMSSNAEDKREIAIGIIPNGIGNDFAKYWEMTSEYKDAVDCIINNRRRKIDVGFCNYYDGEKHVTRYFLNAINIGLGARIVKISDQTKRFWGVKFLSYLMALISLFFERKLYRMHLKINGEHIRGRIMTVCIGSAWGYGQVPSAVPYNGWLDVSVIYRPELLQLVSGLWMLLQGRILNHKVVMPYRTQKVKVLRAQNASVDLDGRLLDRHFPLDIGIMHEAITLIIPN; from the coding sequence ATGAGCGTAGAACCCGAAAAGTGGGGAGTGATATATAACCCCAAAGCCGGCACACGAAAAGTGCAGAAACGGTGGAAAGAAATAAAAGAATATATGGACAGCAAAGGCGTGTCTTATGACTACGTGCAGTCCGAGGGGTTCGGATCAGTGGAACGTTTGGCCGGTATTCTTGCCAATAACGGATACCGCACAATTGTCATTGTAGGTGGTGACGGTGCACTGAATGATGCGATTAACGGCATCATGTCGTCCAATGCGGAAGATAAAAGAGAAATCGCCATAGGCATCATTCCGAACGGTATCGGGAATGACTTTGCCAAATACTGGGAAATGACCTCGGAATACAAAGATGCGGTGGATTGTATCATAAACAACCGTCGCCGGAAAATCGATGTCGGCTTCTGCAATTATTACGACGGCGAGAAACACGTTACCCGCTATTTCCTCAATGCCATCAATATCGGTTTAGGAGCCCGCATTGTGAAAATCAGCGACCAGACCAAACGTTTCTGGGGAGTGAAATTCTTGTCTTATCTCATGGCACTCATTTCGCTTTTCTTTGAACGCAAGCTTTACCGGATGCACCTCAAAATAAACGGAGAGCATATCCGCGGACGTATCATGACGGTTTGCATCGGTAGTGCATGGGGATATGGACAAGTTCCCAGTGCCGTTCCCTACAATGGCTGGCTCGATGTATCCGTGATCTACCGCCCGGAATTGCTACAACTTGTATCAGGCTTGTGGATGTTACTTCAAGGACGCATATTAAACCATAAAGTCGTAATGCCTTACAGGACACAGAAAGTGAAAGTACTGCGTGCACAAAATGCCTCTGTCGATCTGGATGGACGCCTCCTCGACAGACACTTCCCATTGGACATCGGCATCATGCATGAGGCAATCACCTTGATTATACCCAACTAA
- a CDS encoding AlbA family DNA-binding domain-containing protein codes for MQYEKDVIYSLKVTGTMITNDCHYYLIENEGIKYKVKMLKFQHKLPVPDEVKCIVYSYDADDTPLFAQHKGEISRKLYTVGSTYPFVVQQKPGYQSGHRNIYYGYDMNGIRALIQVGIGKELTIGRNVRCTVKHINPDGILGVVPVNQEMDCETNFITFEQLMHNIHTEQLPACIQLETLRTDSTGDPKIQQVLKQYDSHEGEWLLSFQSILLAKREEKIEKKDWEGVCELIHYQLLITEWILEDSLFLTFYSSSVVQSLREKGEREIFVCEAILKAIELIRSNAVDNFLKHIFTKIRTSGYLSDRSRKTELLTALFRLDDTLADKNMFTLTEFCQYIACNTSTTETSSLTSIIELIKRMIEKTRAVHDVSPTKIMHLLAIYLLLCYNREAHTAVYRIMLYRYAALASPSSAGILTDKAFDVLTRANQSYRPEFSWEDVVHFKPEPFITKLRSFMTDTSDDKDKLIAQHITQGGRILLRNGKFGLYAGCNPGALLPEHQKVTEMVSVFDDRISVYAKKDIKPKANEAQNVFVLKNLWGELSGQLSGHITASTQKAPEKILPTEGTRVRITLKAFNPRFPLMMFAEVTEPGYEGTGALLANEVTRSHIHSMDGIFYEGDTFEATVSKVGQNGRLTFSILRELFEFVTGTIKYGHRVYARLMRISKGTGVWVCEEGYTLFTPGATPYPEVGTVALLEVRGINDAGYINATCIEKSDKEIEETEALAKLVSEYINFCSPQDEKAEEEEGNFGPVFTDEDAMLTGEQLSLPLMCELPWLLAVTASVEKSLVKRYNLLGTAYLLAGMLNDSTLSEYLALQMNYEENIYSFATHNGQARWTHFSRIDDAAVSRYPSLRPKKEMLQILSLFYTHNFAPELAVGIATTKDENKERIVRLVLAHTLLLNSLPAGTLIPLRNELLQRIGAGEFALPDEPAAKSPSATEHEDIPHMGRENDKVEFKSSVVYPAGRTVPDMKRQSEIILHTIAGFLNAAGGTLYIGVSDAGAIIGLKEDYTYMVCDSDAYERFIRQRIIATMGKDINSIIKIDFPRYGNREICCVTVPCYGKLIELKGVIWQRQGNSTVMLDGNALTKQKKRKNEMLQAELNQIAEKEIELINESLLQTGETQTAVAAAFAASLEKKKKKVETVPGKAMIQTSLIRTNALTEKEDGTQIVSYLSLLNNGGYLLKDGYSHIDNAILTLGIRKEEIDGALLLCYENGYVNRVPLKILLQKKRDYVYKNGVNRDSHLIFATIENGEPHVLVRTAKQKNEYLKMFPVAKIKQNMDLALKGTPLFSYDFGKVIAWEVIPEMESEKLQKLYNDNLAHQGYAITSEAVSKERELLRIMGWNIEN; via the coding sequence ATGCAGTATGAGAAGGATGTGATTTACTCCCTGAAAGTAACCGGGACCATGATAACAAATGATTGTCATTATTATCTGATAGAAAATGAAGGAATCAAATACAAGGTGAAAATGCTGAAATTCCAGCACAAGCTACCGGTTCCCGATGAAGTGAAATGTATCGTTTATAGCTATGATGCCGATGACACTCCTCTCTTTGCACAACATAAAGGTGAAATATCACGCAAACTTTATACAGTCGGCAGCACTTACCCTTTCGTTGTGCAACAAAAGCCAGGTTATCAATCCGGACACCGCAATATCTATTATGGATATGATATGAATGGCATACGCGCCTTAATCCAGGTAGGAATAGGGAAAGAATTGACTATAGGAAGAAATGTCCGCTGCACGGTCAAGCATATCAATCCGGATGGAATCTTGGGCGTCGTTCCTGTCAACCAGGAAATGGACTGTGAAACCAATTTCATCACCTTCGAGCAATTGATGCATAACATCCATACCGAACAACTGCCAGCCTGCATTCAACTGGAAACACTACGTACCGACTCGACCGGAGATCCGAAAATACAGCAAGTGTTGAAACAATATGACAGTCACGAAGGAGAATGGCTACTGTCATTCCAGAGTATACTGCTTGCCAAAAGAGAAGAAAAAATAGAAAAAAAAGATTGGGAAGGAGTATGCGAATTAATACATTACCAACTTCTTATCACCGAATGGATACTTGAGGATTCCCTGTTCCTTACATTCTATTCGTCGTCCGTTGTTCAATCCCTGCGCGAAAAGGGAGAACGGGAAATATTTGTCTGCGAAGCAATACTAAAGGCCATAGAACTTATCCGGAGCAATGCTGTGGATAATTTTCTAAAACATATATTTACAAAAATACGGACTTCGGGATATTTATCCGACCGAAGCCGGAAGACCGAATTACTGACTGCCTTGTTCCGGCTGGACGACACATTAGCTGATAAAAACATGTTTACCCTCACAGAGTTCTGCCAATATATAGCCTGCAACACTTCAACTACGGAAACTTCCTCCCTGACATCCATTATAGAACTAATCAAGAGGATGATAGAGAAAACCAGAGCAGTACACGACGTTTCCCCCACTAAAATCATGCACTTACTGGCCATCTACCTGCTGCTTTGCTACAACCGCGAAGCACATACGGCAGTCTATCGCATCATGCTTTATCGCTATGCAGCTTTGGCAAGCCCTTCTTCCGCCGGGATTCTGACGGATAAGGCATTCGATGTATTGACACGGGCAAATCAATCTTACCGCCCGGAGTTTAGTTGGGAAGATGTCGTCCACTTCAAGCCTGAGCCATTCATTACTAAATTGCGCTCATTCATGACGGATACATCTGATGATAAAGACAAGCTGATAGCCCAACATATCACACAAGGAGGACGGATACTGTTACGTAATGGAAAGTTCGGGCTCTATGCCGGTTGCAATCCGGGCGCACTGCTACCCGAACACCAGAAGGTGACGGAGATGGTGTCCGTATTCGACGACAGGATTAGTGTATATGCAAAGAAAGACATCAAACCGAAAGCAAATGAAGCACAAAATGTTTTTGTATTAAAAAATCTCTGGGGAGAGCTGTCAGGACAGCTATCCGGACACATAACGGCATCTACCCAAAAGGCACCGGAAAAGATTCTTCCTACGGAGGGAACGCGTGTCAGGATCACGCTGAAAGCATTCAATCCACGTTTTCCACTGATGATGTTTGCAGAAGTAACAGAACCGGGATACGAAGGAACCGGTGCACTACTGGCCAATGAAGTAACCCGTAGCCATATCCACAGCATGGACGGAATTTTTTATGAAGGAGATACCTTTGAAGCCACTGTATCGAAAGTCGGGCAGAATGGGCGTCTGACATTCAGCATCCTCCGGGAGTTGTTTGAATTTGTAACGGGGACAATCAAATACGGCCATCGTGTATATGCCAGGCTGATGCGAATCTCTAAAGGAACAGGTGTATGGGTATGTGAGGAAGGATACACACTGTTCACACCGGGCGCAACACCCTATCCTGAAGTAGGTACGGTAGCCCTGCTGGAAGTGAGGGGCATCAATGATGCAGGATACATCAATGCCACCTGTATAGAAAAATCCGATAAAGAGATAGAAGAAACTGAGGCTCTGGCTAAATTAGTCAGCGAATATATCAATTTCTGTTCTCCACAGGATGAAAAAGCCGAAGAGGAAGAGGGCAATTTCGGACCAGTCTTCACAGACGAGGATGCAATGCTGACCGGAGAGCAGTTATCGCTCCCCCTGATGTGCGAATTACCTTGGCTACTGGCAGTGACAGCGTCCGTCGAAAAGTCGCTGGTGAAACGTTACAACCTGCTGGGAACAGCTTATCTGCTGGCCGGAATGCTCAATGATTCAACCTTAAGCGAGTATCTGGCGCTACAAATGAATTATGAGGAAAACATCTACAGTTTTGCCACCCATAACGGGCAGGCACGATGGACGCATTTTTCGCGTATAGATGACGCTGCGGTTTCACGTTATCCTTCACTTCGCCCTAAAAAAGAAATGCTACAAATTCTCAGTTTGTTCTATACCCATAACTTCGCCCCGGAGCTTGCAGTAGGCATTGCAACCACCAAAGATGAAAACAAAGAGCGTATAGTCCGGTTGGTACTGGCCCATACTCTTTTACTCAACTCCTTACCGGCCGGCACATTAATCCCTTTACGCAATGAACTCCTGCAACGCATAGGCGCCGGAGAATTTGCATTGCCCGATGAGCCGGCGGCAAAATCCCCCTCTGCAACAGAACACGAAGACATTCCCCACATGGGTAGGGAGAATGATAAAGTAGAATTTAAATCATCCGTGGTATATCCCGCCGGACGTACCGTACCCGACATGAAACGGCAGTCGGAAATTATACTGCACACCATTGCAGGCTTCCTTAATGCCGCCGGCGGCACACTCTATATCGGCGTATCCGATGCAGGAGCCATAATTGGTCTGAAGGAGGACTACACCTACATGGTATGCGATTCAGATGCCTACGAACGCTTCATCCGCCAACGCATCATAGCAACAATGGGAAAGGACATCAACAGTATCATTAAAATAGATTTTCCCCGATATGGCAACCGCGAAATATGCTGCGTTACAGTGCCTTGTTATGGCAAACTGATTGAACTGAAAGGAGTGATATGGCAAAGGCAAGGCAATTCGACGGTAATGCTCGACGGCAATGCCCTGACCAAGCAGAAGAAAAGGAAAAATGAGATGTTACAGGCAGAACTTAACCAGATTGCGGAAAAGGAAATAGAGCTAATCAACGAAAGCCTGTTGCAAACCGGAGAAACACAGACAGCAGTTGCCGCCGCCTTTGCAGCCAGTCTGGAAAAGAAGAAAAAGAAAGTGGAAACCGTACCGGGAAAGGCTATGATACAAACATCTCTGATACGCACCAATGCGTTGACGGAAAAAGAAGATGGTACACAGATAGTATCCTATCTGTCACTGCTTAATAATGGCGGATATCTATTGAAAGACGGATACTCACATATAGACAATGCCATACTCACATTGGGAATCAGGAAAGAGGAAATCGACGGTGCACTGCTCCTCTGCTACGAGAACGGTTATGTCAACCGTGTTCCGTTGAAAATCTTATTGCAGAAGAAGCGTGATTATGTTTATAAGAATGGTGTGAACAGAGATTCACATTTAATATTCGCTACCATTGAAAATGGTGAACCGCACGTCCTGGTACGTACCGCCAAACAAAAGAATGAATACCTGAAAATGTTTCCCGTTGCCAAAATAAAGCAGAATATGGATCTGGCTTTAAAAGGAACTCCGCTTTTCTCTTATGATTTCGGAAAGGTAATTGCCTGGGAAGTGATACCGGAAATGGAATCAGAAAAGCTACAAAAGCTCTATAATGACAATCTGGCACATCAAGGGTATGCCATTACATCCGAAGCCGTATCTAAAGAAAGGGAACTATTACGAATAATGGGATGGAATATTGAGAATTAA
- a CDS encoding DUF5687 family protein: MNLFLELRKHGKLAEKRHPMYEKSKFGKFWMYFMSVFWAAYLIFFGTTFAFAFDGGAREAYHVMNSGLIFVLALDFLLRLPFLKTPTQEVKPYLLLPVKRSRLIDFLLLRSGLNSFNLLWLFLFVPFAIITVTKFYGVAGVLTYCIGIWLLIVFNNYWYLLCRTLMDERIWWFLLPVAVYGGIAAALFIPDNSPIFAFSINLGEGFITGNILTFIGVLVAIAIMWFINRSIMQKLVYNELNKVEDTTVQVKTVSEYKFLDRYGEIGEYIRLELKLLLRNKVCKKSLYNITAVVLAFSLIISFSDLYEGGARDFFVLYNYIIFGLLFLSPLMSYEGNYIDGLMSRKESIYSLLRAKYILYSLALIIPFILMIPGMVTGKVSVLQCISWLIFVPGAVYCCMFQLAVYNNKTLNLNAKMTGRQNIGTGLQNLISGGAFGIPLLLLFGLKATVGKEVAPWILIGIGLAFILTSRWWLRNVYHRFMKRRYKNMEGFHDSRQK, translated from the coding sequence ATGAATCTATTTCTTGAGCTACGTAAACATGGAAAGTTAGCAGAAAAGCGGCATCCGATGTACGAGAAGAGCAAGTTCGGAAAGTTTTGGATGTACTTCATGAGTGTGTTCTGGGCAGCTTATCTCATATTCTTCGGAACAACTTTCGCCTTTGCTTTCGATGGTGGAGCCAGAGAAGCCTACCATGTAATGAACAGCGGACTCATATTTGTGCTCGCCCTCGACTTTCTTCTGCGCTTGCCTTTCCTGAAGACACCTACACAGGAAGTCAAACCCTACTTACTGCTTCCCGTAAAACGGAGTCGTCTGATTGACTTCCTTCTCCTGCGTTCCGGGCTTAACAGCTTCAATCTGCTCTGGCTCTTCCTGTTTGTTCCATTTGCTATCATCACAGTTACTAAGTTTTATGGAGTGGCAGGTGTGTTGACTTATTGTATTGGTATCTGGCTACTCATCGTATTCAATAATTACTGGTATTTATTGTGCCGTACGTTGATGGACGAACGCATCTGGTGGTTCCTTTTACCGGTAGCCGTATATGGCGGTATTGCAGCAGCTCTTTTCATTCCGGATAACAGTCCGATATTTGCCTTTTCAATCAATTTGGGTGAAGGATTCATCACCGGAAATATACTGACGTTTATCGGCGTTCTGGTGGCCATTGCTATCATGTGGTTCATCAACAGGAGCATCATGCAGAAATTAGTCTATAATGAACTGAACAAGGTAGAAGATACAACCGTACAAGTAAAGACTGTATCAGAATATAAGTTCCTGGATCGTTATGGTGAAATAGGTGAGTATATCCGGTTGGAATTGAAACTATTGCTTCGTAATAAAGTATGCAAAAAATCACTCTATAACATCACCGCAGTAGTATTAGCTTTTAGCCTCATTATCAGTTTTTCTGATCTTTACGAGGGAGGAGCACGCGATTTCTTTGTACTTTACAACTATATCATCTTCGGTCTTCTATTCCTCTCGCCTCTGATGAGCTACGAGGGCAACTACATTGACGGGTTAATGAGTCGTAAAGAATCTATCTATTCGCTGCTACGTGCCAAATATATCTTATATAGCCTGGCACTGATCATTCCGTTTATACTGATGATCCCCGGCATGGTAACAGGCAAAGTATCTGTATTGCAATGCATCTCATGGCTTATATTTGTTCCGGGTGCTGTTTATTGCTGCATGTTCCAACTGGCAGTGTACAACAACAAAACCCTCAACCTGAACGCTAAGATGACTGGTCGCCAGAATATAGGTACAGGATTGCAAAACCTTATTTCGGGAGGTGCATTCGGTATTCCCCTGCTACTGCTCTTCGGATTAAAGGCAACGGTTGGTAAAGAAGTTGCACCATGGATTCTTATTGGTATCGGTCTTGCATTTATCCTAACTTCAAGATGGTGGTTGAGGAATGTATACCATCGCTTCATGAAGCGCCGGTATAAGAATATGGAAGGATTTCACGATAGTAGACAAAAATAA
- the kdsA gene encoding 3-deoxy-8-phosphooctulonate synthase, with the protein MLELKNNPAGNFFLLAGPCVIEGEEMAMRIAERVVNITEKLQIPYVFKGSYRKANRSRLDSFTGIGDEKALKVLQKVHDTFGVPTVTDIHSAEEAAMAAEYVDVLQIPAFLCRQTDILIAAAKTGKVVNIKKGQFLSPLAMRFAAEKVVEAGNKEVMITERGTTFGYQDLVVDYRGIPEMQTFGYPVILDVTHSLQQPNQTSGVTGGMPQLIETVAKAGIAVGADGLFIETHEHPEIAKSDGANMLKLDLLEGLLTKLVRIREAIKG; encoded by the coding sequence ATGTTAGAATTAAAAAATAACCCTGCCGGAAATTTCTTTTTATTGGCAGGTCCTTGTGTGATTGAAGGGGAAGAAATGGCAATGCGCATTGCCGAACGTGTGGTAAATATCACTGAGAAACTACAGATTCCCTACGTCTTTAAAGGTTCTTATCGCAAGGCAAACCGTTCACGCCTAGACTCATTTACAGGAATAGGTGATGAAAAAGCACTGAAAGTGTTGCAGAAAGTACATGATACGTTTGGCGTACCCACAGTTACAGATATTCATTCTGCCGAGGAGGCTGCCATGGCTGCCGAATACGTGGACGTACTACAGATTCCGGCATTTCTTTGCCGTCAGACGGACATTCTGATAGCTGCCGCAAAGACAGGAAAGGTAGTAAATATTAAAAAAGGACAGTTCCTCTCCCCTCTTGCCATGCGCTTCGCTGCAGAAAAGGTAGTGGAAGCCGGCAATAAGGAGGTAATGATCACCGAACGTGGAACGACTTTCGGATACCAGGACCTCGTCGTAGACTATCGTGGAATACCGGAGATGCAAACTTTCGGTTATCCGGTTATTCTGGACGTCACCCACTCGCTGCAACAACCCAATCAGACAAGCGGAGTTACAGGCGGTATGCCACAGCTCATTGAAACTGTAGCCAAAGCCGGTATTGCCGTAGGTGCCGACGGATTGTTTATTGAAACACATGAGCATCCCGAAATAGCCAAGAGCGATGGTGCCAACATGCTGAAGCTGGATCTGCTGGAAGGATTGCTGACAAAGTTAGTACGGATAAGAGAGGCTATAAAAGGATAA
- a CDS encoding M16 family metallopeptidase: protein MKHSFRSLLVVAFVLCASFQQAVAQQMQFPPLPVDKNVRIGQLDNGLTYYIRHNKLPENRAEFYIAQKVGSILEEPQQRGLAHFLEHMAFNGTKNFPGDDKGLGVIPWCETVGIKFGTNLNAYTSIDETVYNISNAPIDRAGVLDSCLLVLHDWSNYILLKDDEIDKERGVIREEWRSRNSGMLRVYTDLLPTIYLGDKYADCMPIGSIDVINNFPYKDIRDYYHKWYRPDLQGIVIVGDIDVDAVEAKLKTIFADVQKAVNPAERVYYPVADNKEPIVAIGTDKEVDDPSIEVYFKQDATPDSEKNNVGYLASQYMTSMITSMLNARLSELTQSANPPFTRAYSSYGNFFVAKTKEALNLSASSKADGIEKALKVLLQEAERARRFGFTESEYARARANYLQRLESAYNEREKTKHGSYVREYVRNFLDAEPIPGIETEYAMMNQLAPNLPVQAINMAIQQLVPDSNQVVIIAGPEKEGLKYPQKEEVIALLKGMKSLDLQPYVDKVSDEPLMKEAPKGGKIVSEKEGEIYGSTKLVLSNGVTVYVKKTDFKADEIRMKGTSLGGKSLFPDKDALNFAVMDNVVAVGGLGNFSQVDLTKVLAGKKVSVRAGLGATTENVFGTCSPKDFETMMQLTYLTFTAPRKDMEAFESYKNRTKAELESAQANPLSSINDTLQKAMYNNHPRVVIMKPEMVDQIDYDRILEMYNDRFKDASDFTFYFVGNIDLETAKPLIAEYLGALPAINRKETFKDTKMEIRKGTYKNEFAKEQQTPMATIVFLYTGKTPYTLKNEILLSYMTQVLNMVYTEEVREKEGGTYGVNCMGSLQKYPKEQLLMQIVFQTDPEKKDKLAGIVVDELKKLAAEGPSDVHLQKVKEYMLKKYADNQKENAYWLNNLNDYFYYNMDMTQGYTDIVNSITAKDIQKFAADLLKQGNEIEVTMTVPKK, encoded by the coding sequence ATGAAACATTCATTTCGTAGTTTATTGGTGGTAGCATTCGTTTTATGCGCCAGTTTCCAACAAGCGGTAGCACAACAAATGCAGTTTCCGCCTCTTCCCGTGGACAAGAATGTCCGTATCGGCCAATTAGACAATGGCCTGACGTATTACATCCGTCATAACAAATTACCCGAAAACCGGGCTGAATTCTATATTGCCCAGAAAGTAGGTTCCATCCTTGAAGAGCCGCAACAACGTGGCCTTGCTCACTTTCTGGAGCACATGGCTTTCAATGGCACAAAGAATTTCCCCGGCGACGACAAAGGTCTCGGCGTTATCCCCTGGTGTGAAACTGTGGGTATCAAATTTGGAACAAACTTAAATGCCTATACCAGCATAGACGAAACCGTCTATAATATCAGCAATGCCCCGATAGACCGTGCCGGTGTATTGGACTCTTGTTTGCTGGTTCTGCACGACTGGTCCAACTACATTCTGCTCAAAGATGACGAGATAGACAAAGAACGTGGAGTGATCCGTGAAGAGTGGCGTAGCCGTAACAGTGGTATGCTGCGCGTCTATACCGACCTGCTTCCCACTATATATCTGGGCGACAAATACGCAGATTGTATGCCTATCGGCTCTATCGATGTAATCAATAACTTCCCCTACAAAGATATCCGTGACTATTACCACAAATGGTACCGTCCCGATTTGCAAGGTATCGTCATCGTAGGCGACATTGATGTAGACGCTGTAGAAGCCAAACTGAAAACAATATTTGCCGACGTACAGAAAGCGGTAAATCCCGCAGAGCGTGTTTATTATCCTGTTGCCGATAATAAGGAACCTATCGTAGCCATCGGTACGGATAAAGAAGTAGACGATCCGTCTATCGAAGTTTACTTCAAGCAAGATGCAACTCCCGATTCAGAAAAGAACAACGTAGGTTATCTGGCTTCCCAGTATATGACAAGCATGATCACCAGTATGCTGAACGCACGTCTGAGTGAACTGACCCAGAGCGCTAATCCGCCGTTTACCCGTGCATATAGCAGTTATGGTAATTTCTTTGTAGCGAAAACGAAAGAAGCACTCAACCTCTCTGCTTCAAGTAAAGCAGACGGCATCGAAAAAGCCTTGAAAGTCCTGTTACAGGAAGCAGAACGCGCCCGTCGTTTCGGTTTCACAGAGTCTGAATATGCCCGTGCCCGCGCTAACTATCTGCAACGTCTGGAATCTGCATACAATGAGCGTGAGAAGACCAAACACGGTTCTTATGTACGTGAGTATGTACGTAACTTCCTGGATGCCGAACCTATCCCCGGTATTGAAACAGAATATGCCATGATGAACCAGTTAGCTCCTAACCTCCCGGTACAGGCTATAAACATGGCAATCCAGCAACTCGTTCCGGACAGCAACCAAGTAGTTATCATTGCCGGTCCTGAAAAAGAAGGATTAAAATATCCGCAGAAAGAAGAAGTTATTGCTTTGCTGAAAGGCATGAAGAGTCTCGATCTGCAACCGTATGTCGACAAGGTTTCTGATGAACCTCTGATGAAAGAAGCACCGAAAGGCGGCAAAATCGTATCTGAGAAAGAAGGTGAAATCTATGGTAGTACAAAACTTGTTCTGTCCAACGGTGTAACTGTTTACGTCAAGAAAACCGATTTCAAGGCAGATGAGATCCGCATGAAAGGAACTAGTCTGGGTGGCAAATCTCTTTTCCCCGATAAGGATGCACTGAACTTTGCCGTTATGGACAATGTGGTTGCTGTAGGTGGTTTGGGTAACTTCAGTCAGGTAGACCTTACAAAGGTATTGGCCGGAAAGAAAGTTTCTGTTCGTGCCGGACTGGGTGCCACTACTGAAAATGTATTCGGAACTTGTTCTCCAAAGGACTTCGAGACCATGATGCAGTTGACCTATCTCACATTCACCGCTCCCCGCAAGGACATGGAAGCATTCGAGTCTTATAAGAACCGTACAAAGGCTGAACTGGAAAGTGCACAGGCTAATCCGCTTTCTTCTATCAACGACACATTGCAGAAGGCTATGTACAACAACCACCCGCGCGTGGTAATAATGAAACCGGAAATGGTAGATCAGATCGACTATGACCGTATTCTGGAAATGTATAATGACCGTTTCAAAGATGCCAGCGACTTTACATTCTATTTCGTTGGAAACATTGACCTGGAAACAGCCAAGCCGCTGATTGCAGAATATCTGGGTGCATTGCCTGCCATCAATCGTAAAGAGACTTTCAAGGATACCAAGATGGAGATCCGCAAAGGTACATACAAGAACGAATTTGCCAAAGAACAACAAACTCCGATGGCAACTATCGTATTCCTGTATACCGGAAAAACTCCTTATACATTGAAGAATGAAATTCTGTTGAGCTATATGACTCAGGTGCTGAACATGGTTTATACTGAAGAAGTACGCGAAAAAGAAGGTGGTACATACGGTGTAAATTGCATGGGTAGCCTACAGAAGTATCCGAAAGAACAATTGCTGATGCAGATTGTCTTCCAGACCGATCCTGAGAAGAAAGATAAACTAGCCGGTATCGTAGTAGACGAGCTGAAGAAACTGGCAGCAGAAGGACCGTCTGATGTACATTTACAGAAGGTGAAAGAGTACATGTTGAAAAAATACGCCGATAACCAAAAGGAAAATGCATACTGGCTGAACAACCTGAACGATTACTTCTACTATAATATGGATATGACGCAAGGATATACAGATATCGTAAACAGCATCACTGCCAAAGATATCCAGAAGTTTGCAGCCGACTTGCTGAAACAAGGTAATGAGATCGAGGTAACGATGACGGTACCTAAGAAGTGA
- the miaA gene encoding tRNA (adenosine(37)-N6)-dimethylallyltransferase MiaA has translation MPDYDLIAILGPTASGKTPFAAALANVLDTEIISADSRQIYRGMDLGTGKDLIDYTVNGKQIPYHLIDIADPGYKYNVFEYQRDFLTAYETIKQKGKLPVLCGGTGLYLESVLKGYKLLPVPENPELRAQLADKSLEELTGILQQYKTLHNTTDVDTAKRAIRAIEIEEYYAHTPVDERTFPLLNSLIIGVDIDRELRREKISRRLRQRLDEGMVDEVRRLIEQGIQPDDLIYYGLEYKYLTLYVIGKLTYEEMYRELEIAIHQFAKRQMTWFRGMERRGFTIHWMDAGLPMEEKIAFVQTKLKGN, from the coding sequence ATGCCTGACTATGATTTGATAGCTATATTAGGTCCTACCGCTTCCGGAAAAACTCCTTTTGCCGCGGCACTGGCAAATGTTCTTGACACCGAAATCATCAGTGCGGATTCCCGGCAAATCTACCGTGGCATGGATCTTGGTACGGGTAAAGACCTCATTGACTACACCGTAAATGGAAAACAAATCCCTTATCATCTGATTGATATTGCCGATCCAGGGTACAAATACAATGTTTTCGAATATCAACGTGATTTTCTGACAGCTTACGAGACTATTAAACAAAAAGGGAAATTACCCGTTTTGTGTGGAGGTACAGGGTTATACTTAGAGTCCGTATTGAAAGGATATAAGTTGCTCCCCGTTCCCGAAAATCCGGAACTGCGTGCACAGCTGGCTGATAAGTCTTTGGAAGAATTAACCGGGATACTGCAACAGTATAAGACCTTGCACAACACAACGGATGTGGATACGGCCAAGCGTGCTATCCGTGCTATTGAAATTGAAGAATATTACGCACATACACCGGTAGACGAGCGTACATTCCCCCTACTGAACAGCCTCATCATCGGTGTGGATATAGACCGGGAATTACGTCGCGAAAAGATATCCCGCCGACTGCGCCAACGTCTGGATGAAGGAATGGTGGATGAAGTGCGCCGGCTGATAGAGCAAGGCATTCAACCGGATGACTTGATTTATTACGGCCTGGAGTACAAGTATCTGACGCTCTACGTCATTGGCAAGCTGACTTACGAAGAGATGTACCGGGAACTGGAAATCGCCATTCACCAGTTTGCCAAACGACAGATGACCTGGTTCCGGGGGATGGAACGCCGCGGATTCACCATTCACTGGATGGATGCCGGGCTGCCGATGGAAGAAAAGATTGCTTTTGTACAAACGAAACTCAAAGGGAATTAG